Below is a genomic region from Epinephelus moara isolate mb chromosome 9, YSFRI_EMoa_1.0, whole genome shotgun sequence.
ggggttttttgtggAGCAGATGATGGAGGTCGCTAAAGATTACGTAATCTCCCttccttctcatctctgttCAGAGTTGCATAGAGGTGGGTGAAGGAAAAGTTCGAGCTTGAGTTTGAACATTTTTTCAGAACAatttataaacattttttggacatttcagtataatttttcaaacattttattaatatttttcggacattttatcagtttttttcctgacttttgaacattttttcaggacgatttaataacattttttggacatttcaatttaatttttctcaaagatatttttattgAACTTTTTCACATATATATGGTACAGTTGTTAAGTGTTGACAGGAAGTTTGTAAAATACACAATCAACTCAGGTCGAGAGAGATAATCCTGTCCATGCCCAGtagggagaaaataaaaacacaacacaaaacaaaaagaacttATCTAACCCACCCACCCCACCCATGATTTCCAAGCCAGACCTTTACATAAGAGACTAAACAGGACAAATAGACCAATTGTACTTCATTCCTGGAGTGATACAGGTAACAGCTGGAAGTTGGGTTTCAATCTAAaagggtaaaaaaataaataaagtaaaataaaataaagaaataaatataaattatgaACCCACGCATGGGCCAAAGGGAGGCATATAAATTATGAACCCACGCATGGGCCAAAGGGAGGCATCAGAGAGAGGACCGATTTATACGCTTGGTATTGCTGACGTAAAAACAGAGAACAAAGTGTGAGTAAAGGATCCAATCCCTAGCTAGTTTGAAGGTTATGAAAGTATTCCAGAAAAGGTCCCCACACTTTTTGAAACTTATCTTTGGAGTTACAAATTGAGTAATGTATTTTTTCAAGGTTTAGTGACGGGCACAAAGAGAAGTTGAGTTAACCAACTTAAAAATGGTGTCCCATATGTCCTCAGACAAGGTTAGATTCAGATCTTGCTCCCATGCGattttaacaatttaatttttcaaacattttattaatatttttcagacaatttatcaacattttttttgatattttattattattattttggatATTTCAGTATAATTTTTCTAACACTTTATTAatcattttcagacattttatcaactttttttctgacatttgatctttttttttttcaggacaagttttccacttttttttttttgacattttctgacctttttttttttgacatttcaatatattttttcgaacattttattcatattttttggacattttatcagcattttttctgacatttaattttttttagacatttcataaacatttaaataatatttttcgTTCATCTTATCAACATTTTTCGGGCATTAATAATTTTCACACccttcattaacattttttccagacatttcattgtcattttttaggacatattaataatattttttggacattttaccaacattttttcagtgattttattaatattttttcagactTTCAGTGCAAGTGAGCATTTCAGTTACCCTGGAAATGGTAGTTAGTTGGGTGGTGTAGAGGATGTGGCCAAAACTCTTATATACTGCGCAGTTTTCCACAAGTTTAAGAGCAAGGTGGACAAAAGGGTTTTCCATGGGCACACCAACTTTCTGACAACCTGACAACCTGACAATTAACTTAAGTCTTAGTTGTTATCTGATAACAGCTGTAAGATAAAACAGTTTGTTTAGGAGCGAATAAAAGCTGACTCCAGGCAAGTAGTTTTCTGACCCACTTGACCCCGAAGAAAAACCGCGGCGTTAAACCCTGCAAGTTAATTGGAATTTCTGAAGAAACATGAGCTTCCTGTTGGATTTCTATGTGTCcctgatgatgatgtttttacCCCCTGACGGCAGTATTTCTCTAAATGAATGTACTTTTTCCCCCTGCAGGCGAAATGGAGCCGTCACCCACATTAAGATCCAGAACACAGGAGACTACTACGACCTCTATGGCGGGGAGAAGTTTGCCACTCTGGCGGAGCTGGTGCAGTATTACATGGAGCATCACGGCCAGCTGAAAGAGAAAAATGGAGACGTCATTGAGCTCAAGTATCCGCTCAACTGTGCGGACCCAACGTCAGAGAGGTGAGCAGAAATATACATGTTCAGATTTCAGAGTTTTTTGCTACAGTTTAGTTCCTCAGCTTTAGCTGTATTTGGGGCATTTAATATGAAAGCAAgagaacattttttttgttttcttgttatgttcatttacagacacacacttatTATATGAGTCAGCCTCCTTGCAGCAGCGAGGAGGCTGATGCAACTCACAGGAAAAACATTCTCGTTGCTACATAATGACATTAAAACCAGCTCCTTCAGTTTTTCTCTGAGGTGTTGATATGCTGAATTAAAGTCAAGTTTTATATTCACTCTCCAAACTTATAAGAAATTGGACATGGCTCCTTGCTCCCACGTAAAAAAAGCTGTAACatgtaatgataataaaaaacaattaactGTAGGGCTGTTGTACTGTCTTTGGCCCTTGATTAACTGTGcttgtaaacaataaacatccTTGCTTATGTCTCATCAATAACGAGTGCAAAAAGAGTTTCATGAGTCGAACCCAGTCGAAACATATTTCGccgttgtggttgtttttgccaGATGGTTCCACGGACACTTGTCGGGCCGGGAGGCAGAGAAGCTGCTGACAGAGAAAGGGAAGAACGGCAGCTTCCTGGTGAGAGAGAGCCAGAGCCACCCCGGGGATTTTGTTCTGTCAGTGCGGACAGGAGATGACAAGACGGACAGCAGTGACAGCAAACCCAAAGTCACTCACGTCATGATCCGCTGCCAGGTAACTACACACTTCTCAGCACCTTCAAGTTTCCCTGCCTCTCTACAGCACGTCCTCTCTGTTACATCAGAATATGTAGAAATGGAGACATTAAAATTTCTTTAATGCTGTGATACTGACTGATACAGATGTTTAGATGAGCTGCTGTGTCACTGCAAGGATCcagatgtttttgttgctgtttatttAGTTTACTGGACGCTCTCTGGTGTTATAGTTTTCCAtatatttaacttttaactttttatcaagattttttctgacattttaataatttccCTTCTGACATGTTACCAACCtttgttttggacattttattaacattttttctgatgttttgataatatttttcagacattttatcaagattttttctgacattttatgaccatttttttctgtcattttaatattgttttctgacattttaccaACATttctttcagacattttattgacattttgatAATACTTTTAAGACGTTTTATCAagattttttcagacattttgatatttttttttgacatgttacCAACATTTCTTTcggacattttattgacattttgatAATACTTTTAAGACGTTTTATCAagattttttcagacattttgatattttttttctgacatgttaCACGCACACTTCTTTCGGatatttttattaacatttttccagacattttatcacatttttttctgacattttaataattGTATCTGACATGTTACCAACATTTCTTTCcgacattttattaacttttttctagacattttgataatatttttcaGACTTATCTAGCAGCTCCATAGTTTGCTTTGTCAGTTGGTCAGTCGGTCCAGAAAAGTTCCCCCACCCTTTGGCGTCCACAGTTTTCGCCCTAGGCTGAAATTTGTCTTGTGGgtcaagtgtgtttgtgtgtgaaggtgtgtttgtgttcatgccaGTTGGTTAAAAGGGGGTGTAAATATGGGAACATGACTTTCAAATGGATTTGGAGTTGCATAAGATGGAGGACAAGTAAtgaggttgtgtttgtgtgtgaattcaAGTACAcgtgaagaagaggagagatcATTACACACAGTGATGCATCCTCTTATTCAAGATCATTCCAGCCATAGTCTGACTAAAACTGAACTGGAGCTTCTTATTAGTTAGCTTCTTAGTTTGACAACCAGAGAGAAACGTCATCATTTTCTTGCACCGTCTGATAGTCAGGTACCGTTGTGGGACAGACTACGATGGAATAAGTGTGTCTAATGTTGATTTTCTTTCATCTTAACACATAATGACATGTAAAGGCAGTATTATTAAATAATGTAAGGGCCCCACTGGCAGTAAGAGGTCAACAGACCCCACTGACCAGCTCTCCAGAGCCAGCTGCGTCCCTCCAGACAGGTGGTTGCCCTAAAGGCCGCATTAACAGCTGCCTGTCCTGCTCTCGCTCTGCTCTGAACCGTCAAACTGTCTGCTGAATTCTGACCTAAATCAGACAATGGGGAAGAAAATCTGCTGCAGAACAGACTGTGTGAAGAATGCAATCATTTCTGAGCCTTTtcaggagaaaataaaatatagcaAAGTGTCATTTGGTCACACTGCCTCGCTTACTTCCACGATTAAAGAAAATACATACTGTGAAATGTCATTAAGCTAGTTGCATACTCTTCATACTGTGCAAAAAATCAACAGTTAAAACCAACAAATGTAAAGTAACAGAAGGCAGCAAAACATGCATTTTGATATTTCGATTCAGAGAGATTTAGTATCATTACCTTCTGAGACACGTCTAACTTCAGGAACTCATCCTGAAAGTGGAgtacagtgaaaacaaaagcagaaccTGTGAAGACGGGTACACCTGAAGTGACAGGTCATTGAGTTCCTGTAGTGGAAGATTCAGACACATCTGTGCTCTGAGGAAATCTTCTTGTTAACTGTTTAACAAGAAAGAAATGCATACAGATGTGTCAAACTTAAACCCAAACACACGTCAGGATCTTCAGTTTCTGTCCCCAAAAAGAGACGTGGCCTTGACGTTTTGCCAAATGACTGTGCGTGGCAGTCTGGTCTGTTGGCTTATGCACCTAGATGGCGGCGTAAATGTCTAACTAGCGAGTAAAATTCCAAGTGCTAACAGTTGTCTCATCTGCAAATGCCCAAGAAGTGCATGTTTAATAATGTATGGCTCTATATAGTCCTACTCATTTTAAACTACTTTAACAAAGTGATGGAAATGGGGTGAAATATTATGAAAAGGGGTGAAAATTGATTGgaaaaaatgtgtgggaaccctgactCAGGATGCTGCAGTGCCTGTAAACATGTCGTCTGGTTTTTCTGAgttgctgtgtttcttgttcacgcacatttaaaaaaaaaaaaattgagacaTGTTTGCTCATATGGCTGTTGCTTCTTCTTCAGCATGACCTGAAGTACGACGTGGGCGGAGGGGAGAAGTTTGACTCCCTCACCGACCTGGTAGAGCACTACAAAAAGAACCCCATGGTGGAAACTCTGGGCACTGTCCTTCAGCTCAAACAGGTACGTGTTTACCGTTAGCTAAGGCAGCATTTTCCTGAGTTGTAAATTCTGCTACTGACTCCCGCTCTCCTCCTCAGCCCCTGAACACTACCCGTATTAACGCTGCAGAGATTGAAAGTCGAGTTCGGGAGCTGAGCAAACTAGCGGAGGCCACTGACAAGGTCAAACAGGGCTTCTGGGAAGAATTTGAGGTGAGTGGTTCTGTCGTTTTGTCACGCCGCAGCTCACCTGTCCTTGTTTGCACGCTAAGGTGTCACGCAGAGATCTGACTCCCCTCTCTTTTCTCCATCCAGACCTTGCAGCAACAAGAGTGCAAACTGCTCTACAGTCGCAAAGAGGGCCAGAGAGCagagaacaaaaacaagaacagaTACAAGAACATTCTGCCTTGTGAGGAAAAACCCTGACGGCTCTCACTATAACAACGTTTCACTTTCACCTGaggggatttttaaaaatgtttttgtttctgtttccagTCGACCACACACGTGTGGTGCTGAATGACAGGGACCCAAATGAGCCAGGCTCTGACTACATCAACGCCAATATCATCATGGTAGTATCTGCTGTCATGGTAAACTCACTTCATCCTCagggaaacacacaaacatacacacacatacacacacactttttatcCTGTACTTgataaagaaaatgttgaatTGTGTTGATCAGTCATTCTTCCATGTGtggtcagtgtttttcttttaactccatgtgttgtgtgttttcagttctcagctgaccgtgtgtgtgtttgtgtgtgtgtgcagcctgaGCTGGACCCAAAGTGCAACAGTACAAAGGTGAAGAAGAGCTACATCGCCACTCAGGGCTGTCTGCAGAACACCATCAGTGACTTCTGGAGGATGGTGTTTCAGGAGAACTCACGAGTCATCGTCATGACCACCAAAGAGGTGGAGAGGGGAAAGGTGAGCACAACAGACATACCTGACTCTGATTTTGAAACATCATTGTATTTCCAGTGCAGCTACAGTGTATTAATATCAGGTTTGTTGTCAGtcaccagtggtggaagaagcactcagatcctttacttgaaTAAAAGAAGAGACACCACAGACTAAAAATACTCAATTCAAAATGTTACTAACATAAAAGTGCACAAgcattatcagcaaaatgtacttaaccCCTTCCAGTCTATGACACTGGAGTTCTCAGcttacattactgtctgtgagGCTGAGTGGAGGGCTGTGTTAAAGCTAGAGTGAAGATACTGGTAGCTTGCTCCAAAGTTGAGCTAAATTTTGGCAGAAAAACACttgcatggccattttcacagagTCCCTTGAACTtccacctcaagatatctgaatgaagaTGGGTTCTATGGATACCCAaagccccgtctccaccaaaccctttcagtccagcacctctggaaccagcagtaaccttcagacatggtacctagaccctcggtgtgttcagacagtcctcttaaatgtgggcggggttgttgtcactcactgctccgtccagcactcgctgtatttcctcatcagcggtgacacagatggaagtctgcacctggtttatcgtccacagaacgaggctgcacgcccacattttcagaacaaaatataacaggctgcagtgagagtctctctccatgggatatttaaaaatagcatggatttttctgtggtgtttctCAAGGCTGTGGTGTTTTAGTGTGATATTATTTTGGAGGGACAATTTTTATAAATTCTTGAGCAGTAAGAAACACTTCAGTTTAGCACCAAATCTGTGTAACAGATGGTATCAGCCTGCGGTCTCCCCCTTCAGATCCCCTGCCCCccctaaaaaaagacaaaaataagtcGGTGGGGGTGGGGAGTAGAAGTGTACCAAAAGTAACTAGTACTCAACATGGAGAATGGCACAATTTCTTTGTATAGAATATGatgttcttgtgtttttatcactaacaaatacatgtgagcattttaatgttgtagttcGTTAATGTGGAGACAATTTAATGCTGCGTTCCAGGCAACCTGTAACTCGATTAACAATTAACAACTCTGTAACAATGACCTTACTCCTCTAAACAATGATGGCAGCCCTATGGATGCGGtgttgatgcaggtgatacacagtgagaaatagacataaaataaccctaatgttaacgcactattggcagccgctctaacagctggtttccagtgcaagaataaatcaatacaaaatacgtttcacagataacgtaaaataaaaagtataatagcatctgtgaccTTAAGCgccgtttctcctcctctgtttcgCTCAAATGAGGATGGAACCGCCACCTTTGGTGACAGAAgtgatcataaacaaacataaaccctgcacggtccgccatgttgctttgagAGTTTGGCGTGACTTGCCTGGAACGCTATGAAGTCGTGAGTCGTGACTTGAAGTGGTGACTTGTGGGCTCAGAAACTTGCCTGGAACGCAGCATAAGATACTTTGTGCACTTCTGGGTAGATTAGTAGTGTAGTgcttagggatgcaccgatctgATATCTGGATCaaatatcggccccgatatcatcaagATAGATGCTTCGGGTattggaaaatgcaacctatacctgaggcgatcctttccctttaaatctattgtgacgtgagctacgtcatacgtcatggagcgaaggagagaatctgctgtgtggaggtatttcacactattccaactgctgctgcacaattgttaatttttgttaaacataaatagttttggggcgtcggtggcttagtggcagagcaggcgccccatgtacaaggctgttgccgcagcggcccaggttcgagtccagcctgtggccctttgctgcatgtcatcccctctctctcccccctttcacacttaactgtcctgtccattaaaggcaaaaaatgcccaaaaaatatctttaaaaataaataaataaataaatagtttcattttatcttaggaaagaactgtgtagtcatcaatgcctgatgcctctagtcttttctgttctacatgtaaaggtatatagctttttaggtcaaccatggtatggGATCAGTATCAGGTATcagctgatactcaaagccgcGGCATCAGGATCGGTAtccaaactgaaaaagctggatcggtgcttCAGCATCGTATTATATGTTTtcatgtaaactgtaactgacaaataaatgtagtggagtaaaaactaCAATATTTCTATCTGAAATGTAGAGTAGAAGTATGACGTAGCATAGaataaaaatactcaagtaaagtagaAAAAGAGCTCCACATTTATCAGCTACAGTGTTAAttcatcaataat
It encodes:
- the ptpn11a gene encoding tyrosine-protein phosphatase non-receptor type 11 isoform X1; translation: MTSRRWFHPNITGVEAENLLLTRGVDGSFLARPSKSNPGDFTLSVRRNGAVTHIKIQNTGDYYDLYGGEKFATLAELVQYYMEHHGQLKEKNGDVIELKYPLNCADPTSERWFHGHLSGREAEKLLTEKGKNGSFLVRESQSHPGDFVLSVRTGDDKTDSSDSKPKVTHVMIRCQHDLKYDVGGGEKFDSLTDLVEHYKKNPMVETLGTVLQLKQPLNTTRINAAEIESRVRELSKLAEATDKVKQGFWEEFETLQQQECKLLYSRKEGQRAENKNKNRYKNILPFDHTRVVLNDRDPNEPGSDYINANIIMVVSAVMPELDPKCNSTKVKKSYIATQGCLQNTISDFWRMVFQENSRVIVMTTKEVERGKSKCVKYWPDMSALKEYGAMRVRNVRETAAHDYILRELKLSKVGQGNTERTVWQYHFRAWPDHGVPTDPGGVLDFLEEVNLKQESILDAGPIAVHCSAGIGRTGTFIVIDILIDVIREKGVDCDIDVPKTIQMVRSQRSGMVQTEAQYRFIYMAVQHYIETLQRRIEEEQKSKIKGREYTNIKYSLSDLTGGEQSPLPPCTPIPTPTCTEMRDDSSRVYENVGLMQQQKSYR
- the ptpn11a gene encoding tyrosine-protein phosphatase non-receptor type 11 isoform X2 is translated as MTSRRWFHPNITGVEAENLLLTRGVDGSFLARPSKSNPGDFTLSVRRNGAVTHIKIQNTGDYYDLYGGEKFATLAELVQYYMEHHGQLKEKNGDVIELKYPLNCADPTSERWFHGHLSGREAEKLLTEKGKNGSFLVRESQSHPGDFVLSVRTGDDKTDSSDSKPKVTHVMIRCQHDLKYDVGGGEKFDSLTDLVEHYKKNPMVETLGTVLQLKQPLNTTRINAAEIESRVRELSKLAEATDKVKQGFWEEFETLQQQECKLLYSRKEGQRAENKNKNRYKNILPFDHTRVVLNDRDPNEPGSDYINANIIMPELDPKCNSTKVKKSYIATQGCLQNTISDFWRMVFQENSRVIVMTTKEVERGKSKCVKYWPDMSALKEYGAMRVRNVRETAAHDYILRELKLSKVGQGNTERTVWQYHFRAWPDHGVPTDPGGVLDFLEEVNLKQESILDAGPIAVHCSAGIGRTGTFIVIDILIDVIREKGVDCDIDVPKTIQMVRSQRSGMVQTEAQYRFIYMAVQHYIETLQRRIEEEQKSKIKGREYTNIKYSLSDLTGGEQSPLPPCTPIPTPTCTEMRDDSSRVYENVGLMQQQKSYR